One Campylobacter concisus genomic window carries:
- a CDS encoding VanZ family protein gives MSRVKFLSKICFFAALLAIDFLAFTPKSPTIIENSWDKANHFLAFFVLYILLYLGYEFKIFKNLALLLAFGVQIEIVQAFLPNRSFSLLDIVADMIGAAFGVIVVEILKRIIYGKSKASF, from the coding sequence TTGAGTAGAGTAAAATTTCTTAGTAAAATTTGCTTTTTCGCTGCTCTTTTGGCAATTGATTTTCTTGCATTTACTCCAAAATCTCCTACTATCATCGAAAATTCGTGGGATAAAGCAAATCATTTTTTAGCTTTTTTCGTCCTTTATATACTGCTCTACCTTGGCTATGAGTTTAAAATTTTTAAAAATTTAGCCTTACTTTTAGCCTTCGGAGTGCAAATAGAAATCGTTCAGGCGTTTTTACCAAACAGGAGCTTTAGCCTGCTTGACATCGTGGCTGACATGATCGGAGCGGCTTTTGGAGTGATAGTAGTTGAAATTTTAAAAAGGATAATTTATGGCAAAAGCAAAGCCAGTTTTTGA
- a CDS encoding TlpA family protein disulfide reductase produces MTLKRAIITSLCIFAFFGCGDENNQKKEQNTSEQTQGKILDKNASKDENLSKDSLTPKMSENAQENEIKEINLKLLNGTTMQITKRSNGFDVKDGKKATLYVFFATWCPPCKAEIPHLNNLSEKFKNELDIVGVLLEDKSEDEVKDFAQKYKIKYEVAVGEGNFLFEKAMGGIKGLPASALFKANGDYVQGYIGLVPEEMLENDINRATK; encoded by the coding sequence ATGACATTAAAACGAGCAATTATAACATCACTTTGCATTTTTGCATTTTTTGGATGCGGCGATGAGAACAACCAAAAAAAAGAGCAAAATACAAGCGAACAAACACAAGGCAAAATTTTAGATAAAAATGCCAGCAAAGATGAAAATTTAAGCAAAGACTCACTCACTCCAAAAATGAGTGAAAATGCCCAAGAAAACGAGATAAAAGAGATAAATCTAAAGCTGCTAAATGGCACAACTATGCAGATTACAAAAAGAAGTAATGGCTTTGATGTAAAAGATGGTAAAAAAGCAACTCTTTACGTATTTTTTGCCACTTGGTGCCCTCCGTGCAAGGCTGAGATCCCACACCTAAACAACCTAAGCGAGAAATTTAAAAACGAACTAGATATAGTTGGTGTGCTACTTGAAGACAAAAGTGAAGATGAAGTAAAAGATTTTGCTCAAAAATATAAAATAAAATACGAAGTCGCGGTTGGCGAGGGAAATTTTTTATTTGAAAAAGCGATGGGCGGCATAAAAGGCTTGCCTGCGTCAGCACTTTTTAAAGCGAATGGCGACTACGTTCAGGGCTACATCGGTCTTGTACCTGAAGAGATGCTTGAAAACGACATAAATAGGGCAACAAAATAA
- a CDS encoding 5-formyltetrahydrofolate cyclo-ligase — protein MSVNLEKNEFRKNARANLMKLTKFKAKCSHYKATKTLLKLINFTNSKKVLFYLPLNYEVDVLKIRRNLSHKCEIFAPFMVGLSLEMVRLRLPFITYKFNVRQPSGKKMDNVRLDMAVVPAIGVDGAMARIGHGKGFYDRFFDSLPIKPKRIVFLEIKDFYTKDVLSNAQDVVADFYITPNKNYIKRGINDRGFNRLRSRCGGRWSRVSIRQKDK, from the coding sequence ATGAGCGTTAATTTAGAAAAAAATGAATTTAGAAAAAATGCAAGAGCAAATTTGATGAAACTTACTAAATTTAAGGCCAAATGCTCGCATTATAAAGCTACGAAAACTCTTTTAAAATTGATAAATTTTACAAATTCTAAGAAAGTACTGTTTTATTTGCCACTTAACTACGAAGTTGATGTGCTTAAAATAAGGCGAAATTTATCACATAAATGTGAAATTTTTGCCCCTTTTATGGTAGGTCTTAGCTTAGAGATGGTAAGATTGCGACTGCCATTTATAACTTATAAATTTAACGTCAGACAGCCATCTGGCAAAAAAATGGATAATGTTAGACTTGATATGGCAGTAGTTCCAGCGATTGGGGTTGATGGAGCTATGGCTAGGATAGGGCATGGAAAAGGATTTTATGATAGATTTTTTGACTCTTTGCCCATTAAGCCAAAACGGATAGTTTTTCTTGAGATAAAAGACTTTTACACCAAAGATGTGCTTTCAAATGCACAAGACGTGGTAGCAGACTTTTATATAACCCCAAATAAAAATTATATAAAAAGAGGAATAAATGATAGAGGTTTTAATAGGCTTAGGAGCCGGTGTGGCGGGCGTTGGAGCAGGGTATCTATACGCCAAAAAGATAAATGA
- the ftsY gene encoding signal recognition particle-docking protein FtsY: MLDFLKKGLEKTFGAISSAKKSKKIDKENLEEILLEADVAYEIVEEILYYLPPQDEVSRADLRRVMSSYFIYENERVIEPDKPFVDLILGVNGAGKTTTIAKLANLYKNNGKSVILGACDTFRAGAIEQLRQWSIRLNVPIVATQQGHDPSAVAYDTISSALAKGIDRVILDTAGRLQNQTNLANELEKIVRISKKAYEKAPHRKILILDGTQGNAGVAQAKAFNDIISLDGVIITKLDGTAKGGALFGVARELELPIFYIGVGESMDDIIKFNPDEFLDELMDAIFE; the protein is encoded by the coding sequence ATGCTTGATTTTCTGAAAAAAGGCCTTGAGAAGACTTTTGGAGCGATAAGCTCAGCGAAGAAGTCAAAAAAGATAGACAAAGAGAACTTAGAAGAAATTTTACTTGAGGCCGACGTAGCCTATGAGATCGTGGAAGAAATTTTATACTACTTGCCGCCACAAGATGAAGTGAGCAGAGCTGATCTTAGGCGCGTTATGAGTAGCTATTTTATCTACGAAAATGAGCGTGTGATCGAGCCTGATAAGCCATTTGTCGATCTTATCCTTGGCGTAAATGGCGCTGGTAAGACGACAACCATCGCAAAGCTAGCAAATTTATATAAAAATAATGGTAAAAGCGTTATTTTGGGCGCTTGTGATACATTTAGAGCTGGAGCGATCGAGCAACTCCGCCAGTGGTCAATTAGACTAAATGTGCCAATAGTCGCCACACAGCAAGGGCATGATCCTTCGGCTGTTGCTTACGATACGATCAGCTCAGCCCTTGCAAAAGGTATCGACCGAGTCATCCTTGACACAGCCGGCAGACTTCAAAACCAGACAAATTTAGCAAACGAGCTAGAAAAGATCGTTCGTATTAGCAAAAAAGCTTACGAAAAAGCGCCTCACCGCAAAATTTTGATTCTTGATGGCACGCAAGGTAACGCCGGAGTTGCGCAAGCAAAGGCATTTAACGATATCATCTCGCTTGATGGTGTCATCATCACAAAGCTTGATGGTACCGCAAAGGGTGGAGCACTATTTGGCGTGGCAAGAGAGCTTGAGCTACCTATATTTTATATAGGCGTTGGCGAGAGCATGGATGATATCATCAAATTTAACCCAGATGAGTTTTTAGACGAGCTAATGGACGCCATTTTTGAGTAG